Proteins co-encoded in one Lysobacter solisilvae genomic window:
- the flgJ gene encoding flagellar assembly peptidoglycan hydrolase FlgJ, whose amino-acid sequence MRLPSTHAIALEPAQGSSRSRIEQAARELETQFAQMLIKSMRSATPGDPMLGGNTTYREMYDQQLARELGKGRGLGLAPMIVRQLERSTQQAASATTTPSSPTFLPLARPAAPMPLAAPVSVDLSASPLALAPTRSGVSMPAFAAVAPTFDTPPAPSTQPACDPNAPLDCSSPEAFVRSIWPHAQKTAAELGVPAKALVAQAALETGWGRRLVKRGGETSHNLFGIKAGSRWSGQRMSASTHEFTNGVRHTERADFRAYGSAADSFADYARLLGKDRYAGARGTGDDTQRFASALQKAGYATDPSYAAKITAIANGATLNRALAAVPAVAMPGTAVATASHSTVPRG is encoded by the coding sequence ATGCGTCTGCCTTCCACTCACGCCATCGCACTCGAGCCCGCACAGGGCTCTTCGCGTTCGCGCATCGAGCAGGCGGCGCGCGAGCTGGAAACCCAGTTCGCGCAGATGCTGATCAAGTCGATGCGCAGCGCCACGCCGGGCGATCCGATGCTCGGCGGCAACACGACCTATCGCGAGATGTACGACCAGCAGCTCGCCCGCGAACTGGGCAAGGGCCGTGGCCTGGGCCTGGCGCCGATGATCGTCCGTCAGCTGGAGCGGTCGACGCAGCAGGCCGCGTCCGCCACGACGACGCCGTCGTCGCCCACCTTCCTGCCGCTGGCCAGGCCGGCAGCGCCGATGCCGCTGGCGGCACCGGTGTCGGTGGACCTGTCCGCATCCCCGCTGGCGCTGGCACCCACGCGCAGCGGCGTGTCCATGCCTGCCTTCGCAGCCGTGGCACCCACCTTCGACACGCCGCCGGCGCCGTCCACGCAGCCGGCCTGCGACCCCAACGCCCCGCTGGACTGCAGCAGCCCGGAAGCCTTCGTGCGTTCGATCTGGCCACACGCGCAGAAGACCGCGGCCGAACTGGGCGTTCCCGCCAAGGCACTGGTCGCGCAGGCGGCGCTGGAAACCGGCTGGGGCCGGCGACTGGTCAAGCGCGGCGGCGAGACTTCGCACAACCTGTTCGGCATCAAGGCCGGCTCGCGCTGGAGCGGGCAGCGCATGAGCGCCAGCACCCACGAATTCACCAACGGCGTGCGCCACACCGAGCGCGCCGACTTCCGCGCGTACGGTTCGGCCGCCGACAGTTTCGCCGACTATGCGCGCCTGCTCGGCAAGGACCGGTACGCCGGTGCGCGCGGCACCGGCGACGACACGCAGCGCTTCGCCAGCGCGCTGCAGAAGGCCGGCTACGCGACCGATCCTTCGTACGCGGCCAAGATCACCGCGATCGCCAATGGCGCCACCTTGAACCGCGCGCTGGCGGCCGTGCCCGCGGTGGCCATGCCCGGCACCGCGGTCGCCACCGCCTCACACTCCACCGTGCCCAGGGGCTAA
- a CDS encoding flagellar basal body P-ring protein FlgI — protein sequence MRASIATLLTLAATALLACAPAHAERIKDLAQVAGVRGNPLVGYGLVVGLDGSGDRTSQTPFTVQSLKTMLDQLGVTIPPGVNPQLKNVAAVAIQAELPAFAKPGQTIDITVSSIGNAGSLRGGSLLMAPLRGADGQVYAIAQGTLVVGGFGAAGRDGSKISVNAPNGGSIPNGAIVERAVASSTGNGAVTLNLHDADFTTAARIVAAIDATFGPGRARALDGVTIEVAPPAGDRIAFLAQLESLDISPGAAAAKVIVSARTGTVVVGGQVTVLPAAVSHGALTVSITEGAQISQPEAFADGRTVVRPQSDVQASQEGGRMFLFPGGTSLETIVRAINAVGAGPGDIVAILEALKRAGALRAELEVI from the coding sequence ATGCGTGCATCCATCGCGACACTCCTCACCCTCGCGGCCACGGCGCTGCTCGCCTGCGCGCCAGCCCATGCCGAGCGCATCAAGGACCTGGCCCAGGTGGCCGGCGTCCGCGGCAATCCCCTGGTCGGCTACGGCCTGGTCGTGGGTCTGGACGGCAGCGGCGACCGCACCAGCCAGACGCCCTTCACGGTGCAGAGCCTGAAGACCATGCTCGACCAGCTGGGCGTCACCATTCCGCCCGGCGTCAATCCGCAACTGAAGAACGTCGCGGCCGTCGCCATCCAGGCCGAACTGCCCGCATTCGCCAAGCCCGGCCAGACCATCGACATCACCGTATCGTCGATCGGCAACGCCGGATCGCTGCGGGGCGGCAGCCTGCTGATGGCCCCGCTGCGCGGCGCCGACGGCCAGGTGTACGCCATCGCCCAGGGCACACTGGTGGTCGGCGGCTTCGGCGCCGCGGGCCGCGACGGCTCCAAGATCTCGGTCAACGCCCCCAACGGCGGCAGCATTCCCAACGGCGCAATCGTCGAACGCGCGGTGGCCAGCAGCACCGGCAACGGCGCGGTCACGCTCAACCTGCACGACGCCGACTTCACCACGGCCGCGCGCATCGTCGCCGCGATCGACGCCACCTTCGGCCCGGGCCGCGCCCGGGCGCTGGACGGCGTCACCATTGAAGTGGCGCCGCCTGCCGGCGACCGCATCGCGTTTCTCGCCCAGCTCGAATCGCTGGACATCAGCCCCGGCGCCGCCGCGGCCAAGGTGATCGTCAGTGCGCGCACCGGCACCGTCGTCGTCGGCGGCCAGGTGACGGTGCTGCCGGCGGCCGTGTCCCACGGCGCTCTCACCGTCTCGATCACCGAGGGCGCGCAGATCAGCCAGCCCGAGGCGTTTGCCGATGGCCGCACCGTGGTCAGGCCGCAGTCGGACGTGCAGGCCAGCCAGGAGGGCGGCCGCATGTTCCTCTTCCCCGGCGGCACGTCGCTGGAAACCATCGTCCGTGCCATCAATGCCGTCGGCGCCGGCCCCGGCGACATCGTCGCGATCCTGGAAGCGCTCAAGCGCGCCGGGGCGCTGCGCGCCGAGCTCGAGGTGATCTGA
- a CDS encoding flagellar basal body L-ring protein FlgH produces MSRAVMNAAKAIAIATALLALSGCASIVGDVRPFEQVQPVAQTPAVQVPAAAAPTAGDGGGSIFANAQAGGGTGQRGMRLFQDSKARELGDLLTIVLIENTRAKTNAKTAVTKDAGVGLAAPTIFGRNVTYNGNPILQAEIEGTRDFAGAGDSAQSNQLAGNITVTVVEQLGNGNLRVAGEKRVRLNQGDELVQVQGIVRIADIGPDNRITSDRVGEARIVYGGRGTLARSNAMGWLGRFFNSAAFPY; encoded by the coding sequence GTGAGCCGTGCCGTGATGAACGCTGCCAAGGCGATTGCAATCGCCACTGCCCTGCTCGCCCTGTCCGGCTGCGCCAGCATCGTCGGCGACGTGCGCCCCTTCGAGCAGGTACAGCCGGTGGCGCAAACCCCGGCGGTGCAAGTGCCCGCGGCGGCGGCGCCGACCGCCGGCGACGGCGGCGGTTCGATCTTCGCCAATGCCCAGGCGGGCGGCGGCACGGGCCAGCGCGGCATGCGCCTGTTCCAGGACAGCAAGGCGCGCGAGCTGGGCGACCTGCTCACCATCGTCCTGATCGAGAACACCCGCGCCAAGACCAATGCCAAGACCGCCGTCACCAAGGACGCCGGCGTCGGCCTGGCGGCGCCCACGATCTTCGGCCGGAACGTCACCTACAACGGCAACCCGATCCTGCAGGCCGAGATCGAGGGCACCCGCGACTTCGCCGGCGCCGGCGACAGCGCGCAGAGCAACCAGCTGGCCGGCAACATCACCGTCACCGTGGTCGAACAGCTGGGCAACGGCAACCTGCGCGTGGCCGGCGAGAAGCGCGTGCGCCTGAACCAGGGCGACGAACTCGTCCAGGTTCAAGGAATCGTCCGCATCGCCGATATCGGTCCCGACAACCGCATTACCTCGGATCGGGTGGGCGAGGCACGCATCGTCTATGGCGGTCGCGGCACGCTGGCCCGTTCCAACGCGATGGGCTGGCTGGGCCGCTTCTTCAACTCCGCCGCCTTCCCCTACTGA
- the flgG gene encoding flagellar basal-body rod protein FlgG: MTQALWIAKTGLDAQQTRMAVISNNLANTNTTGFKRDRASFEDLLYQTVRQPGGASSEQTQLPSGLSTGTGVRVASTAKQFAQGNLNQTGNALDVAINGRGFFEVLLPDGSSAYTRDGSFQINAQGEMVTNAGYPVQPGLQLPEGAQSVTIGSDGTVSVQIAGQAEAVQVGSLTLADFVNPAGLQAKGENLYIETGASGPAQSGAPGQGGAGLLVQGALEGSNVNVVEELVSMIETQRAYETNAKAISTTDSMLGFLNNNL; this comes from the coding sequence ATGACCCAGGCTCTGTGGATCGCCAAGACCGGCCTCGACGCGCAGCAGACGCGCATGGCGGTCATCTCCAACAATCTGGCCAACACCAACACCACCGGCTTCAAGCGCGACCGCGCCAGCTTCGAGGACCTGCTGTACCAGACCGTCCGCCAGCCCGGCGGCGCGTCCTCCGAGCAGACCCAGCTGCCCAGCGGCCTGTCCACGGGCACCGGCGTGCGCGTGGCCTCCACCGCCAAGCAGTTCGCGCAGGGCAACCTCAACCAGACCGGCAACGCGCTGGACGTGGCCATCAACGGCCGCGGCTTCTTCGAGGTGCTGCTGCCCGACGGCAGCAGCGCCTACACCCGCGATGGCAGCTTCCAGATCAACGCGCAGGGCGAGATGGTGACCAACGCCGGCTACCCGGTGCAGCCTGGACTGCAGCTGCCCGAGGGCGCCCAGAGCGTGACCATCGGCAGCGACGGCACGGTCAGCGTGCAGATCGCCGGCCAGGCCGAGGCGGTGCAAGTCGGTTCCTTGACGCTGGCCGACTTCGTCAACCCCGCCGGCCTGCAGGCCAAGGGCGAGAACCTCTACATCGAGACCGGCGCCAGCGGCCCGGCGCAGAGCGGCGCGCCCGGACAGGGTGGCGCGGGCCTGCTGGTGCAGGGCGCGCTGGAAGGCTCGAACGTGAACGTCGTCGAGGAGCTGGTGTCGATGATCGAGACGCAGCGGGCCTACGAAACCAACGCCAAGGCGATCTCGACCACCGACTCCATGCTCGGCTTCCTCAACAACAACCTGTGA
- a CDS encoding flagellar basal body rod protein FlgF, translating into MDKSLYIAMTGASATLRAQAGVAHNLANADTVGFQATLTGTVAAPVAGPGLPSRVATIGQSMGVSGAAGAITTTGNALDVALQPGHWLAVQDSAGGVAYTRAGDLRVSQNGLLTTGSGLPVLDASGAPMSIPPHDSVQIGGDGTVSIVPQGQAASTMANAGRLQIVAAQTRDLVRGEDGLMHAAPGAPAPTPASGSVLTAGVLEGSNVDGTGMLVSMIQLARQFEMQVRVLHSGDESARAANTLLSSR; encoded by the coding sequence ATGGACAAGAGTCTCTACATCGCGATGACGGGCGCCAGCGCCACGCTGCGCGCGCAGGCCGGGGTCGCCCACAACCTGGCCAATGCCGACACGGTCGGTTTCCAGGCCACCTTGACCGGCACGGTGGCCGCGCCGGTCGCCGGGCCGGGGCTGCCCTCGCGCGTGGCCACGATCGGGCAGTCGATGGGCGTGAGTGGCGCCGCCGGCGCGATCACGACCACCGGCAACGCGCTGGATGTCGCCCTGCAGCCGGGCCACTGGCTCGCGGTGCAGGACAGCGCAGGCGGCGTCGCCTACACGCGCGCCGGCGACCTCAGGGTCAGCCAGAACGGCCTTCTCACCACCGGCAGCGGCCTGCCCGTGCTGGATGCGTCCGGCGCGCCGATGTCGATCCCGCCGCATGACTCGGTGCAGATCGGCGGCGATGGCACGGTCTCGATCGTGCCCCAGGGCCAGGCCGCCTCCACGATGGCCAACGCCGGGCGCCTGCAGATCGTCGCCGCCCAGACCCGCGACCTCGTCCGCGGCGAGGACGGCCTGATGCACGCCGCACCCGGCGCCCCGGCCCCGACACCTGCCTCCGGCAGCGTGCTCACCGCCGGCGTGCTGGAAGGCAGCAATGTCGACGGCACCGGAATGCTGGTGTCGATGATCCAGCTCGCCCGCCAGTTCGAGATGCAGGTACGGGTCTTGCACAGCGGTGACGAGAGCGCGCGGGCCGCCAACACCCTGCTGTCTTCGCGCTGA